Proteins encoded in a region of the Microvirgula aerodenitrificans DSM 15089 genome:
- a CDS encoding 3-keto-5-aminohexanoate cleavage protein codes for MTDTSALPAVAIAVAPNGARKTRADHPALPVTPDELAACARDCLDAGAAMLHLHVRRADGRHSLAAADYRPAIEAVRRSVGDALVLQLTSEAVGIYAPPEQIAMVRELRPEAVSVALRELVPDAGHETDAADFFCWMARERIVPQYILYSDGDVLRYLDLRRRGLIPPAGHGVLFVLGRYSQGQRSAPSDLLPFLAAWHGGGELTAGVPWSMCAFGAREAGCALTAALLGGHVRVGFENNMLLPDGSTATDNAALVRGIAERLQSLGLAPMTAEALRTLYHPDA; via the coding sequence ATGACAGATACCTCTGCCCTGCCCGCCGTCGCCATTGCCGTCGCCCCGAATGGCGCGCGCAAGACCCGGGCCGACCATCCGGCCCTGCCGGTCACGCCGGATGAGCTCGCCGCCTGCGCCCGCGACTGCCTGGACGCCGGCGCCGCCATGCTGCACCTGCATGTCCGCCGCGCCGACGGTCGCCACAGTCTGGCCGCCGCCGACTACCGCCCGGCCATCGAGGCCGTGCGCCGCAGTGTCGGTGACGCACTGGTGCTGCAGCTGACCAGCGAGGCGGTCGGCATCTACGCCCCGCCGGAACAGATCGCCATGGTGCGCGAGCTGCGCCCGGAAGCGGTGTCGGTCGCGCTGCGCGAACTCGTGCCGGATGCCGGCCACGAGACCGACGCCGCCGACTTCTTCTGCTGGATGGCCCGCGAGCGCATCGTCCCGCAGTACATTCTGTATTCGGACGGCGACGTGCTGCGCTATCTCGACCTGCGCCGGCGCGGCCTGATTCCGCCGGCAGGACACGGTGTGCTGTTCGTGCTGGGCCGCTACAGCCAGGGACAACGTTCGGCACCATCCGACCTGCTGCCGTTCCTGGCGGCATGGCATGGTGGTGGCGAACTGACGGCCGGGGTGCCATGGTCGATGTGTGCGTTTGGCGCACGCGAGGCCGGCTGCGCACTGACCGCGGCACTGCTGGGTGGCCACGTGCGGGTCGGCTTCGAGAACAATATGCTGCTGCCGGACGGCAGCACGGCCACCGACAACGCCGCACTGGTGCGCGGCATTGCCGAACGGCTGCAATCACTGGGCCTGGCGCCAATGACGGCGGAGGCCTTGCGCACCCTGTATCACCCGGACGCCTGA
- a CDS encoding aspartate aminotransferase family protein, producing MSHIFHRNPRQQLPTAVGGEGIYLIDSTGRRYLDASGGAAVSCLGHGHPRIIKAIQQQAQTLAYAHTSFFTTEVAEALADRLIEHAPAGLDQAYFVSGGSEAVEAALKLARQYFVETGEPDRQYFIARRQSYHGNTLGALAIGGNAWRREPFLPILVPGHHVSPCYPYRDQREDESAEQYAQRLADELEARIVELGAGKVAAFVAETVVGATAGALAPVGGYLQKIRAVCDKYGVLLILDEVMSGMGRTGYLYACEEDGVSPDILCIAKGLGAGYQPIGAMLASRRIYDAIVGGSGFFQHGHTYIGHAIACAAALEVQQVIADDHLLDNVRARGEQLRASLRARFADHPHVGDIRGRGLFVGVELVADRHSKEPFAPSRRLHARIKQLAMQRGLLCYPMGGTVDGQRGDHVLLAPPFICTEADIELIVALLGDAIDAAIAES from the coding sequence ATGTCCCACATTTTTCACCGCAATCCACGCCAGCAGCTGCCGACCGCCGTCGGCGGCGAAGGCATCTATCTGATCGACAGCACCGGTCGCCGCTATCTGGATGCGTCCGGTGGCGCCGCCGTGTCCTGCCTCGGTCACGGCCACCCGCGCATCATCAAGGCGATCCAGCAGCAGGCACAGACGCTGGCCTATGCGCACACCTCGTTCTTCACCACCGAAGTGGCCGAGGCCCTGGCTGACCGCCTGATCGAGCACGCCCCGGCCGGTCTGGACCAGGCCTATTTCGTTTCCGGCGGCTCGGAAGCCGTCGAGGCGGCGCTGAAACTCGCCCGCCAGTACTTTGTCGAAACCGGCGAGCCCGATCGCCAGTACTTTATCGCCCGGCGCCAGAGCTACCACGGCAATACGCTTGGCGCCCTCGCCATCGGCGGCAACGCCTGGCGGCGCGAACCATTCCTGCCGATTCTGGTACCCGGTCACCATGTGTCACCGTGCTATCCGTACCGCGACCAGCGCGAGGACGAGAGCGCGGAGCAGTATGCTCAACGGCTTGCTGATGAACTGGAAGCGCGCATTGTCGAACTCGGTGCCGGCAAGGTCGCCGCCTTCGTGGCCGAGACCGTGGTCGGCGCCACCGCCGGGGCGCTGGCCCCGGTCGGTGGCTATCTGCAGAAAATCCGCGCCGTGTGCGACAAGTACGGCGTGCTGCTGATTCTCGACGAAGTCATGTCCGGCATGGGCCGCACCGGCTACCTGTATGCGTGCGAGGAAGACGGCGTATCGCCCGACATCCTCTGCATCGCCAAGGGCCTCGGCGCCGGCTACCAGCCGATCGGCGCCATGCTGGCCAGCCGCCGGATCTACGACGCCATTGTCGGGGGCTCCGGCTTCTTCCAGCATGGCCACACTTATATTGGCCATGCCATTGCCTGCGCCGCCGCGCTCGAAGTGCAGCAGGTCATCGCCGACGATCACCTGCTCGACAATGTCCGCGCCCGCGGCGAGCAGTTGCGCGCCAGCCTGCGCGCCCGCTTCGCCGATCACCCGCATGTCGGCGATATCCGCGGTCGTGGCCTGTTCGTCGGTGTCGAGCTGGTGGCCGACCGTCACAGCAAGGAACCGTTCGCGCCGTCGCGCCGGCTGCATGCCCGGATCAAGCAACTGGCGATGCAGCGCGGCCTGCTGTGCTACCCGATGGGCGGCACGGTCGACGGCCAGCGTGGCGACCATGTGCTGCTGGCGCCGCCCTTCATCTGCACCGAAGCAGACATCGAGCTGATCGTCGCCCTGCTTGGCGATGCCATCGATGCCGCCATCGCCGAAAGCTGA
- a CDS encoding C45 family autoproteolytic acyltransferase/hydolase translates to MTLPPSLPLVRIDGTPRHVGRVLGELARPVMRDCLDQSRTWHALQAWRDHPRLDRLAVAAQRHLPLVWDELSGMAEGLAMPMHDLFLWNCRGDLVGRTPDGCTTAAINRPGRQWIGHNEDGDPYVQGHCFIADVHLDDAPGFVSFCYPGSVPGHTFAVNRAGLVQTINNLRMVETLDGLPRQFLSRAVLDCTTLDAALDLLSGLPRAGAFHHTLGQCGDARMFSVEATPRACSVQPVSGVYGHANHRIHPGAQAEPQVITESSHDRQVRIDSLTAAFPAQAGGEEICAALTDRAADGLPIFRDDPADPDDENTLASAIFRLESDRVVLNVHQGGNAAAPPTHTLEIAPSR, encoded by the coding sequence ATGACACTACCTCCTTCCCTGCCCCTGGTCCGCATTGACGGCACGCCGCGCCATGTCGGCCGCGTGCTGGGCGAACTCGCCCGCCCGGTCATGCGCGACTGTCTCGACCAGAGCCGGACCTGGCATGCACTGCAGGCCTGGCGCGATCACCCGCGACTCGACCGGCTGGCCGTGGCCGCACAGCGGCATCTGCCGCTGGTCTGGGACGAGCTGTCCGGCATGGCCGAAGGGCTTGCCATGCCGATGCACGACCTGTTCCTGTGGAACTGCCGTGGCGATCTGGTCGGCCGCACGCCGGACGGCTGCACCACGGCAGCGATCAACCGGCCCGGGCGGCAGTGGATAGGTCATAACGAAGACGGTGACCCGTATGTCCAGGGTCACTGTTTTATCGCAGACGTGCATCTTGATGATGCCCCGGGCTTTGTCAGTTTCTGCTACCCCGGCTCGGTACCCGGCCACACATTCGCGGTCAACCGCGCCGGCCTGGTGCAGACCATCAACAATCTGCGCATGGTCGAGACGCTGGACGGCCTGCCGCGCCAGTTCCTGAGCCGCGCCGTGCTGGACTGCACGACACTGGATGCGGCACTCGACCTGTTGTCCGGCCTGCCGCGCGCCGGTGCCTTCCACCATACGCTGGGTCAGTGCGGCGACGCGCGCATGTTCAGTGTCGAGGCCACGCCGCGCGCCTGCTCGGTCCAGCCGGTATCCGGCGTCTACGGCCATGCGAACCACCGCATCCATCCCGGTGCGCAGGCCGAGCCGCAGGTGATCACCGAGTCATCGCACGACCGCCAGGTGCGCATCGACAGCCTGACCGCCGCGTTCCCCGCCCAGGCGGGTGGCGAAGAGATCTGCGCCGCCCTGACCGACCGCGCCGCGGACGGCCTGCCGATCTTCCGCGACGATCCGGCCGACCCTGACGACGAGAACACACTGGCCAGCGCGATCTTCCGGCTCGAATCCGATCGCGTGGTCCTGAACGTGCACCAGGGCGGCAATGCCGCCGCGCCCCCGACTCATACCCTGGAAATCGCGCCCAGCCGCTAG
- the glnQ gene encoding glutamine ABC transporter ATP-binding protein GlnQ: MIEFRKVTKCFGDNVVLQDIDLSIEQGEKVVVIGPSGSGKSTMLRCINVLETINGGDLIVDGLSVRGSQSDIHRIRLEAGMVFQQFNLFPQMTALENVMFGPIRVRGTSRSEARAQAEALLDKVGLSPRAGHYPHELSGGQQQRVAIARALAIRPKLMLFDEPTSALDPELRQEVLKVMQTLADEGMTMVVVTHEIEFARRVGTRLLFMEGGHIVEDGLPASLIDNPQSTRLRDFLQHVK, from the coding sequence ATGATCGAGTTTCGCAAGGTCACCAAGTGCTTTGGCGACAATGTCGTGCTGCAGGACATCGACCTGTCGATCGAACAGGGCGAGAAAGTCGTCGTGATCGGCCCGTCCGGCTCCGGCAAGTCGACCATGCTGCGCTGTATCAATGTGCTGGAAACCATCAATGGCGGCGATCTGATCGTCGACGGGCTCAGCGTTCGCGGTTCGCAGTCCGACATCCACCGCATCCGGCTGGAAGCCGGCATGGTGTTCCAGCAGTTCAATCTGTTTCCGCAGATGACCGCGCTGGAAAACGTGATGTTCGGCCCGATCCGGGTACGCGGCACGTCGCGCAGCGAGGCGCGCGCGCAGGCCGAGGCACTGCTGGACAAGGTCGGTCTGAGCCCGCGTGCCGGCCACTATCCGCACGAGCTGTCCGGTGGCCAGCAGCAGCGCGTGGCCATCGCCCGCGCACTGGCAATCCGGCCCAAGCTGATGCTGTTCGACGAGCCGACCTCGGCGCTGGACCCCGAGTTGCGCCAGGAAGTGCTGAAGGTCATGCAGACGCTGGCCGACGAGGGCATGACCATGGTCGTGGTCACGCACGAGATCGAGTTCGCGCGCCGCGTCGGCACCCGGCTGCTGTTCATGGAAGGCGGCCATATCGTCGAAGACGGCCTGCCCGCCTCGCTGATCGACAACCCGCAAAGCACCCGGCTGCGCGACTTCCTCCAGCACGTAAAATGA
- the glnP gene encoding glutamine ABC transporter permease GlnP: MDFQWSVVIEALPSLFDGAKLTVIIALIGLAGGFTVGLLAGLARAYGPLWLNALAQIYIELIRGTPIVVQVMFIYFALPLVADIRIDGVTAAVTAIIINSGAYIAEIVRGAFLSIPRGLKEAGLAMGMPFYRVLIFIIGPLAFRRMIPPLGNQCIVSLKDTSLFIVIGVGELTRQGQEIMAGNFRAVEIWSAVAVFYLVMTGVLSLILRITEKRMHIL, encoded by the coding sequence ATGGACTTTCAATGGTCCGTGGTCATCGAAGCGCTGCCGAGCCTGTTCGACGGCGCCAAGCTGACTGTCATCATCGCCCTGATCGGCCTTGCCGGCGGCTTTACCGTCGGCCTGCTGGCCGGTCTGGCACGCGCTTATGGCCCGCTGTGGCTCAACGCCCTGGCGCAGATCTACATTGAACTGATTCGTGGCACGCCTATCGTCGTCCAGGTGATGTTCATCTACTTCGCACTGCCGCTGGTGGCCGATATCCGCATTGACGGCGTGACCGCCGCCGTGACCGCCATCATCATCAATTCCGGCGCCTATATTGCCGAGATCGTGCGCGGCGCCTTCCTGTCGATCCCGCGCGGGCTGAAGGAAGCCGGGCTGGCCATGGGCATGCCGTTCTACCGCGTGCTGATCTTCATCATCGGCCCGCTGGCGTTCCGCCGCATGATTCCGCCGCTGGGCAACCAGTGCATCGTCAGCCTGAAGGACACCTCGCTGTTCATCGTCATCGGCGTCGGCGAGCTGACCCGTCAGGGGCAGGAAATCATGGCCGGCAACTTCCGCGCGGTTGAAATCTGGTCCGCCGTGGCAGTGTTCTATCTGGTAATGACCGGTGTGCTGAGCCTGATCCTGCGCATCACGGAAAAGAGGATGCACATCCTATGA
- the glnH gene encoding glutamine ABC transporter substrate-binding protein GlnH codes for MLRRQLLAIGAALALVAAVPVKAAEKELVVACDTAFVPFEFKQGDKYVGFDIDLWNEIAKDIGVKYKLQPMDFNGIVPGLQTRNIDVALAGITIREDRKKVIDFSDPYYESGLLAMVSANNKTINTVKDLDGKIIAAKTGTATADYLKANVKSKELRLFPNIDNAYLELRTGRVDAAVHDTPNVLYYVNTAGKGAVRVVGQSVKGGDFYGIGFPKGSPLVPKVNAALKKIKADGRYDAIYKKWFGTAPKA; via the coding sequence ATGTTACGCAGACAATTGCTTGCTATCGGTGCCGCCCTTGCCCTCGTCGCTGCCGTGCCGGTCAAGGCAGCGGAAAAGGAACTGGTCGTCGCCTGCGACACCGCGTTCGTGCCGTTCGAATTCAAACAGGGTGACAAATATGTCGGTTTCGACATCGACCTGTGGAACGAGATCGCCAAGGACATCGGTGTCAAGTACAAGCTGCAGCCGATGGACTTCAACGGCATCGTGCCTGGCCTGCAGACCCGTAACATCGATGTGGCCCTGGCCGGCATCACCATTCGCGAAGACCGCAAGAAAGTCATCGACTTCTCCGATCCGTACTACGAGAGCGGTCTGCTGGCCATGGTCAGTGCGAACAACAAGACCATCAATACGGTGAAGGATCTGGACGGCAAGATCATCGCCGCCAAGACCGGCACCGCCACCGCCGACTACCTGAAGGCGAACGTGAAGTCGAAGGAACTGCGCCTGTTCCCGAACATCGACAACGCCTATCTCGAACTGCGCACCGGCCGCGTCGACGCCGCCGTGCACGACACGCCGAACGTGCTCTACTACGTGAACACGGCCGGCAAGGGCGCGGTCCGGGTCGTCGGCCAGTCGGTCAAGGGTGGCGACTTCTACGGCATCGGTTTCCCGAAGGGGTCCCCGCTGGTGCCGAAGGTCAATGCCGCACTGAAGAAGATCAAGGCTGATGGCCGTTACGACGCCATCTACAAGAAGTGGTTCGGCACCGCACCGAAGGCCTGA
- a CDS encoding MurR/RpiR family transcriptional regulator, translated as MPAEAPIDFDQLCILLAQKVPGLSPQLARAATLIEPNVEDFALLPLRELASRFGLPIATFSRLARALDFDSFAALRRVCANQLRQPGGFSQRVGMLGTPGNGTPSDSERIGSSLLGHLQSMFTRCGDDELDAAARLLHSARRIHPFAARSGVALAHTFCYIAQLFDDRIVPIYGIGDTLNDGLRHVGPEDVVLAMTFDPYTRPVVEGLYCAHERGARIIYLTDSPLAPGHELADVLLVAPVEIPSFFHSFAAPMAMLDALLLRWYRLAGAEAFNRLATSDAQLKRARAFVRAAPPRGGRLEHKHADEAGD; from the coding sequence ATGCCGGCAGAAGCCCCCATCGACTTCGATCAACTCTGTATCCTGCTCGCACAGAAAGTGCCGGGCCTGTCCCCACAACTGGCCCGGGCGGCAACCCTGATCGAGCCGAACGTCGAGGATTTCGCGCTGCTGCCGCTGCGCGAACTGGCAAGCCGTTTCGGCCTGCCCATCGCCACGTTCTCCAGACTGGCCCGCGCACTCGATTTCGACAGCTTTGCCGCCCTGCGGCGTGTCTGTGCGAACCAGTTGCGCCAGCCCGGCGGCTTCAGCCAGCGGGTCGGCATGCTGGGCACGCCCGGCAACGGCACGCCATCGGACAGCGAACGCATCGGCAGCAGTCTGCTCGGCCATCTGCAATCGATGTTCACCCGCTGCGGTGATGACGAGCTCGATGCCGCAGCCCGCCTGTTGCACAGCGCCCGGCGAATTCACCCGTTTGCAGCGCGCAGCGGCGTCGCCCTCGCTCATACTTTCTGTTATATCGCCCAGCTGTTCGATGACCGCATCGTACCCATCTACGGCATCGGCGATACGCTGAACGACGGCCTGCGCCATGTCGGGCCGGAGGACGTGGTGCTGGCCATGACCTTCGATCCGTACACGCGACCGGTGGTCGAAGGGCTGTACTGTGCCCACGAGCGGGGCGCCCGCATCATCTACCTGACCGACAGCCCGCTCGCACCCGGTCATGAGCTGGCCGACGTGCTGCTGGTCGCACCGGTCGAGATTCCGTCGTTCTTCCACTCGTTCGCGGCGCCAATGGCCATGCTCGATGCGCTGCTGCTGCGCTGGTACCGGCTGGCCGGCGCCGAGGCTTTCAACCGGCTGGCCACCAGCGATGCCCAGCTCAAGCGGGCCCGCGCTTTTGTTCGCGCGGCGCCGCCCAGAGGAGGTCGTCTCGAACACAAGCATGCCGACGAGGCCGGCGACTGA
- a CDS encoding hydroxymethylglutaryl-CoA lyase, protein MPPSRVTLVEVGPRDGLQNEAAPVSTADKIELIRRLAATGLTLIEAGSFVSPRWVPQMADTAEVLAALDFDGPVRYPVLTPNLHGFEAARAAGVRDIAVFAAASEAFSRRNINCSIAESLERFQPVVEAALAAGVRVRGYVSCVLGCPYQGEVAPEAVADVAARLSDMGCEQISLGDTIGRGTPEATRRLIGTVAARVPMERLAGHFHDTWGMAAANVYAAWREGVATFDASVGGLGGCPYARGASGNVATEDLVHLFAGLGVDTGVDLVSLVETAVFICERLGRSPVSKVAKAVLASQAYDVRE, encoded by the coding sequence ATGCCCCCTTCCCGTGTCACCCTGGTCGAGGTCGGCCCGCGCGACGGCTTGCAGAACGAGGCCGCGCCGGTCAGTACCGCCGACAAGATCGAACTGATCCGCCGCCTGGCGGCCACTGGCCTGACCCTCATCGAGGCCGGCAGTTTCGTGTCGCCGCGCTGGGTACCGCAGATGGCAGACACCGCCGAGGTGCTGGCCGCGCTGGATTTCGACGGTCCGGTCCGCTATCCGGTGCTGACGCCGAACCTGCACGGATTCGAAGCCGCCCGCGCTGCCGGCGTGCGCGACATCGCGGTGTTTGCCGCCGCCAGCGAGGCGTTCTCGCGCCGGAACATCAATTGTTCGATCGCGGAAAGCCTTGAGCGCTTCCAGCCGGTGGTCGAAGCCGCCCTCGCTGCCGGGGTCCGCGTTCGCGGTTATGTCAGCTGTGTACTCGGTTGTCCTTATCAGGGCGAGGTTGCCCCCGAAGCCGTGGCCGATGTCGCCGCCAGACTGTCCGACATGGGCTGCGAACAGATCTCGCTCGGCGACACCATCGGCCGCGGCACGCCGGAAGCAACGCGGCGACTGATCGGCACGGTGGCGGCACGGGTGCCGATGGAGCGGCTGGCTGGCCATTTTCACGACACCTGGGGCATGGCGGCGGCCAACGTCTACGCGGCATGGCGCGAAGGCGTGGCCACTTTCGATGCTTCGGTCGGTGGCCTTGGCGGCTGCCCGTATGCACGCGGCGCCAGCGGCAACGTGGCTACCGAGGATCTGGTCCACCTGTTCGCCGGACTGGGCGTCGACACCGGCGTCGATCTGGTATCGCTGGTCGAAACGGCGGTTTTTATCTGCGAACGCCTGGGACGTTCACCCGTCAGCAAGGTTGCTAAGGCAGTATTGGCTTCACAAGCCTATGATGTCAGGGAATGA
- a CDS encoding acetyl/propionyl/methylcrotonyl-CoA carboxylase subunit alpha codes for MFSKILIANRGEIACRVIRTCKRLGIRTVAVHSDADRDAQFVRDADEAWRLGPAPAADSYLRGDLILDIARRSGAQAIHPGYGFLSENAGFAAACAEAGVVFIGPPVEAIAAMGSKSAAKRLMEAAGVPLVPGYHGDAQDSATLHARADDIGYPVLIKASAGGGGKGMRIVGTSAEFDDALASCRREAAASFGDDRVLIERYLQRPRHIEMQIFADSHGHCVHLFERDCSVQRRHQKVLEEAPAPGMSDERRREMGEAACNAARAVGYVGAGTVEFIVEPDGRFHFMEMNTRLQVEHPVTEMITGLDLVEWQLRVAAGEPLPCAQSALTLHGHAIEARVYAEDPERGFLPATGQLRRLSPPQAGTGVRIDSGVAEGDSITPFYDPMIAKLIVWAEDRDAALARLDRALADWRVVGVATNIDFLRRLITHPAFAGADLDTGLIERHHDALFPSTTPAADVALLAAALAECQPGSSQDAWKVRPDWRLNQPGQRTLRFVTADGREHAVHVRHDNDGARLTLDDIPHCGMLAGEGEQRVLHIDGHRVPVTLIRDGEQYIVYGPQGRQALRRVDPLAVIADDTQTESHLRAPMPGRVVAVLAKTGRPVEKGAPLMILEAMKMEHTITAPSSGSVSEFYFAAGEQVGEGADLLDFVAA; via the coding sequence ATGTTCAGCAAGATCCTGATCGCCAACCGTGGCGAAATCGCGTGTCGCGTCATCCGCACCTGCAAGCGGCTCGGCATCCGTACCGTGGCCGTGCACTCCGATGCCGACCGCGACGCGCAGTTCGTGCGCGACGCCGACGAAGCCTGGCGACTCGGGCCGGCCCCGGCAGCAGACAGCTACCTGCGTGGCGACCTGATCCTCGACATCGCCCGTCGCAGCGGCGCACAGGCCATTCATCCGGGCTATGGCTTCCTGTCGGAAAACGCCGGCTTTGCCGCCGCCTGCGCCGAGGCCGGTGTCGTCTTTATCGGCCCGCCGGTCGAGGCCATCGCGGCCATGGGCAGCAAGTCGGCAGCCAAGCGCCTGATGGAAGCAGCCGGCGTGCCGCTGGTGCCCGGCTACCATGGCGACGCCCAGGACAGCGCCACCCTGCACGCCCGCGCCGACGACATCGGCTACCCGGTGCTGATCAAGGCCTCGGCCGGCGGCGGCGGCAAGGGCATGCGCATTGTCGGCACGTCGGCGGAATTCGACGACGCGCTGGCCTCGTGCCGGCGCGAGGCGGCGGCCAGCTTCGGCGATGATCGCGTCCTGATCGAGCGCTATCTGCAGCGCCCGCGCCATATCGAAATGCAGATATTCGCCGACAGCCACGGCCACTGCGTCCACCTGTTCGAGCGCGACTGCTCGGTACAGCGCCGCCACCAGAAAGTACTGGAAGAAGCGCCGGCACCCGGCATGAGCGACGAGCGCCGTCGCGAAATGGGCGAAGCCGCCTGCAATGCGGCGCGCGCCGTCGGCTATGTCGGCGCCGGCACCGTCGAATTCATCGTCGAACCGGATGGCCGCTTCCACTTCATGGAAATGAACACCCGGTTGCAGGTCGAACATCCGGTCACCGAGATGATCACCGGGCTGGACCTGGTCGAGTGGCAGTTGCGGGTCGCGGCCGGCGAGCCGCTGCCCTGCGCACAATCGGCGCTGACGCTGCATGGCCATGCGATCGAGGCACGGGTGTATGCGGAAGACCCGGAACGCGGCTTCCTGCCCGCCACCGGCCAGTTGCGGCGGCTGAGTCCGCCGCAGGCCGGCACCGGGGTACGCATCGACAGCGGCGTGGCCGAGGGTGACAGCATCACCCCGTTCTATGACCCGATGATCGCCAAGCTGATCGTCTGGGCGGAAGACCGCGATGCCGCGCTGGCCCGGCTCGATCGGGCACTGGCCGACTGGCGGGTGGTCGGTGTCGCCACCAATATCGACTTCCTGCGCCGGCTGATCACGCACCCGGCCTTTGCCGGGGCCGACCTGGACACCGGACTGATCGAGCGCCATCACGATGCCCTGTTCCCTTCCACCACGCCCGCGGCCGACGTGGCGCTGCTGGCTGCCGCACTGGCCGAATGCCAGCCCGGCTCCAGTCAGGACGCCTGGAAGGTCCGGCCCGACTGGCGCCTGAACCAGCCCGGCCAGCGCACGCTGCGCTTCGTCACCGCCGATGGCCGCGAGCACGCGGTGCATGTCCGCCATGACAATGACGGTGCCCGGCTGACGCTGGACGATATCCCCCACTGCGGCATGCTGGCCGGAGAAGGCGAACAGCGGGTACTGCACATCGATGGCCACCGGGTGCCGGTCACGCTGATCCGCGACGGCGAGCAGTACATCGTGTACGGACCACAGGGCAGGCAGGCACTGCGGCGGGTCGATCCGCTGGCGGTCATTGCCGATGACACGCAGACCGAGAGCCACTTGCGGGCTCCGATGCCCGGCCGCGTGGTCGCCGTGCTGGCCAAAACCGGCCGACCGGTCGAGAAAGGCGCGCCGCTGATGATTCTCGAAGCGATGAAGATGGAACACACCATCACCGCGCCGAGCAGCGGCAGCGTGTCCGAGTTCTATTTTGCCGCCGGCGAACAGGTCGGCGAAGGCGCGGACCTGCTCGACTTCGTCGCCGCCTGA